From Candidatus Tisiphia endosymbiont of Melanophora roralis, a single genomic window includes:
- a CDS encoding SDR family NAD(P)-dependent oxidoreductase, with protein sequence MELFNLTGKTALITGASSGLGEQFARLLSSQGVRVILASRRLDKLQTLSSELNNAVALEMDVADKTSVQRAFDRLEQQRELINICINNAGIAKLTPIFELDELDDFESVIKTNVVGVWYVSKMVANHMKNHEIHGTIINIASVNGENRLRENIAGYCASKASVIQMTKALVGELATAHIRINCIIPGIFHTPLTDYKLSTEKQRKELEELIPLHFVAEPTDLDGAILYLASNKASRYVTGSCITVDGGVSWGGK encoded by the coding sequence ATGGAACTTTTTAATTTAACAGGCAAGACAGCTTTAATTACAGGAGCTAGTAGTGGTCTTGGAGAACAATTCGCACGCCTTCTTTCTAGCCAAGGGGTACGAGTCATATTAGCTAGTAGAAGACTAGATAAACTGCAAACTTTATCCTCTGAGCTTAACAATGCTGTTGCCTTGGAAATGGATGTAGCAGATAAAACCTCTGTTCAAAGAGCCTTTGATAGACTGGAGCAACAAAGAGAACTCATAAATATTTGTATTAATAATGCCGGAATTGCAAAACTCACACCAATCTTTGAGTTAGATGAACTGGATGACTTCGAGTCTGTCATAAAAACTAATGTAGTGGGAGTTTGGTACGTTAGCAAAATGGTTGCCAATCATATGAAAAACCATGAAATCCACGGAACTATTATCAATATTGCTAGTGTCAATGGAGAAAATCGTTTACGTGAAAATATCGCTGGCTACTGTGCCTCTAAAGCATCTGTGATTCAAATGACAAAGGCATTAGTAGGAGAGCTGGCAACTGCACATATTCGAATTAATTGTATTATACCTGGCATATTTCATACACCGCTTACAGATTACAAATTAAGTACAGAGAAACAACGTAAAGAATTAGAAGAACTTATACCACTACATTTTGTAGCAGAACCTACTGACCTTGATGGTGCAATTTTATACCTTGCCTCAAACAAAGCATCTAGGTATGTCACAGGTTCATGTATTACTGTTGATGGTGGTGTTTCGTGGGGAGGCAAATAA
- the prfB gene encoding peptide chain release factor 2 (programmed frameshift) yields the protein MRAEIEHYVKKIEQSLELLRRSLDFDNASKRLLELENISEDPDLWNNQEKASSILKEKRLLEIKLNSFKQLQSNFTECLELEDLAFTENDQQVLQQVQEDLGKLSIITGKFETECLFSGEFDSNNCFLEINAGAGGTESHDWASIMMRMYLRFAERLGFKSEIIHLINGEEAGIKSCTIKINGYQAYGWFRTESGVHRLVRISPFNAAGKRMTSFASSWVYPEIDDDISIIIDEKDLRIDTYRSSGAGGQHVNTTDSAVRITHLPTNIVTQCQNDRSQHKNKAQAMKMLKARLYESELKKRTDDINEQNASKTENGWGHQIRSYVLQPYQMVKDLRTNHETSDTKGILDGDLEKFVSASLSMSVGNISH from the exons ATGCGTGCTGAAATTGAACATTATGTAAAAAAAATCGAACAGTCTTTAGAACTGCTCAGGAGGTCGCTT GATTTCGATAATGCAAGCAAAAGGCTTTTAGAGCTAGAAAATATATCAGAAGATCCGGATCTATGGAATAATCAAGAGAAGGCCTCGAGTATTCTAAAAGAAAAAAGACTTCTAGAGATCAAGCTTAACTCGTTTAAACAACTTCAGTCTAATTTTACGGAATGTTTAGAACTTGAGGATTTGGCATTTACTGAAAATGATCAACAAGTTTTGCAGCAAGTTCAAGAAGATTTAGGGAAACTATCTATTATTACCGGAAAATTTGAGACTGAATGTTTATTTTCTGGAGAATTTGACAGTAATAATTGCTTTCTAGAAATCAACGCCGGAGCTGGAGGAACAGAAAGCCACGACTGGGCATCAATTATGATGCGTATGTATTTACGCTTCGCAGAAAGGCTGGGTTTTAAAAGCGAAATTATTCATCTTATTAATGGCGAAGAAGCTGGAATAAAATCATGTACTATCAAAATTAATGGCTACCAAGCATATGGTTGGTTTAGAACGGAATCTGGTGTGCATAGGCTAGTTAGGATATCACCTTTTAATGCCGCAGGTAAAAGGATGACTAGTTTTGCTAGCAGTTGGGTATATCCAGAAATTGATGATGATATTTCCATTATAATAGATGAAAAAGATCTTAGAATTGATACTTATAGGTCTTCCGGGGCTGGGGGGCAACATGTAAACACTACCGATTCTGCAGTAAGGATTACCCACTTACCGACTAATATCGTAACACAGTGCCAAAATGATAGATCGCAGCATAAAAATAAAGCACAAGCTATGAAAATGCTTAAAGCAAGGCTTTATGAGTCAGAGTTAAAAAAACGTACCGATGATATTAATGAACAAAATGCATCCAAGACTGAAAATGGTTGGGGACATCAAATAAGATCCTATGTATTACAACCTTATCAGATGGTTAAGGATTTACGTACCAACCATGAAACTTCTGATACTAAGGGCATACTTGACGGAGATTTAGAGAAATTCGTTTCAGCCAGCCTATCAATGAGTGTTGGTAATATTAGTCATTAG